A single region of the Streptomyces sp. NBC_01262 genome encodes:
- a CDS encoding PadR family transcriptional regulator — MRFQGEGHGQRGPGHHGRGGRDERRAAFGPFGPPFGGGGGPWGPGAGPGWGPGRGGRGGHRGRARRGDVRASILALLKDQPRHGYEIIQEIAERSGGAWKPSPGSVYPTLQLLEDEGLISSATEGGKKLFTLTDTGRTEAEAGPEAPWEEAGRGVDWDSLHEIRKAGGGLVDAFRQVWATGTPAQRDKALAVVNEARKKLYLILADEDAE; from the coding sequence CGTGGCGGACGCGACGAGCGACGGGCGGCCTTCGGTCCGTTCGGACCGCCCTTCGGGGGCGGTGGTGGCCCCTGGGGGCCTGGAGCGGGTCCCGGGTGGGGGCCAGGGCGCGGTGGAAGGGGCGGACATCGGGGGAGGGCGCGGCGCGGCGACGTGCGCGCGTCGATCCTGGCTCTGCTGAAGGACCAGCCGCGGCACGGCTACGAGATCATCCAGGAGATCGCCGAGCGCAGTGGCGGCGCGTGGAAGCCGAGCCCCGGCTCGGTCTACCCGACGCTGCAGCTGCTGGAGGACGAAGGGCTGATCAGCAGCGCGACCGAGGGTGGCAAGAAGCTCTTCACCCTCACCGACACCGGCCGCACCGAGGCCGAAGCGGGGCCTGAGGCCCCGTGGGAAGAGGCTGGGCGCGGTGTCGACTGGGACAGCCTGCACGAGATCCGCAAGGCGGGCGGCGGTCTGGTCGACGCCTTCCGTCAGGTGTGGGCCACCGGTACGCCGGCGCAGCGCGACAAGGCCCTCGCGGTGGTCAACGAGGCCCGCAAGAAGCTCTACCTGATCCTCGCCGACGAGGACGCCGAGTAG